A single genomic interval of Streptomyces sp. NBC_00663 harbors:
- a CDS encoding TetR/AcrR family transcriptional regulator — protein MQHSDNAPLRSDAQRNRERILDVAVAELTRCPDVPLSAIAKKAGVGQGTFYRNFPNREALVLEIYRHEMRQVAESPAQLLERMSPPEALRAWMDRLAEFAMTKAGLADAIRLATSAPGGPAKPSPTPVTDAADLLLRTNEEAGTIRPGVTADDFMLAIAGLWQITPAEDWRPRATRLLDIVMDGLRAGTPRN, from the coding sequence GTGCAGCACAGCGACAACGCGCCCCTTCGCTCGGACGCGCAGCGCAACCGCGAGCGCATTCTCGACGTGGCCGTCGCGGAGCTGACACGCTGCCCCGACGTGCCCCTGAGCGCCATCGCCAAGAAGGCGGGCGTCGGCCAGGGCACGTTCTACCGGAACTTCCCCAACCGCGAGGCGCTCGTCCTGGAGATCTACCGCCACGAGATGCGGCAGGTGGCCGAGAGCCCGGCCCAGCTTCTTGAGCGCATGTCACCGCCCGAGGCCCTGCGAGCGTGGATGGACCGGCTGGCCGAGTTCGCCATGACCAAAGCGGGACTGGCGGACGCGATCCGCCTGGCCACCAGCGCTCCCGGCGGCCCCGCCAAGCCCTCCCCCACGCCCGTCACCGACGCGGCCGACCTCCTGCTCCGCACGAACGAGGAAGCCGGCACCATCCGCCCCGGCGTCACCGCCGACGACTTCATGCTCGCCATCGCCGGCCTGTGGCAGATCACCCCCGCCGAGGACTGGCGCCCCCGAGCCACCCGCCTCCTCGACATCGTCATGGACGGCCTCCGCGCCGGAACACCGCGCAACTGA
- a CDS encoding amidase, which yields MASPARPTELWQFGAAELATAVRSREVSAVEAAQSCLDRIEQTNPTLNALADVRTDEVLSAARAADDALAAGKEVGPLHGVPVSIKINTEQRGHATSNGLPALAHSPAEHDAACVSALRDAGALPLGRSNAPAFSLRWFTSNALHGRTLNPWDHGRTPGGSSGGAASSLAAGMTPLAQGNDIGGSIRFPAACCGVVGLRPTVGRISDWAPPAVIDTPGGPVEMSFPPTVHFCAVQGPLGRTVTDVRLALRAMTAPDLRDPSGVPAVPDRPRAAGPVKVRMVRTLGTLKNHPAVDRALDSAAAHLTDAGHEIEELTDFPLLAEASRLWALLLTEDTRSLLPTVEQLGDDDIRAALAGHFAAAAQLWGEQPSLQTYIDGWARRATLITRLQEFLGRDTVLLTPVCAEPAFEQDADVTDPERSKSLASTMWPMTSVPILGFPAVTVPVLVDEGLPFSVQVIGGRFEEELVLEMAHDVETRAAVPQLWNGTGA from the coding sequence ATGGCGTCCCCCGCCCGCCCCACCGAACTCTGGCAGTTCGGCGCAGCCGAACTCGCCACCGCCGTACGCTCCCGCGAAGTCTCCGCCGTAGAGGCCGCACAGTCCTGTCTCGATCGCATCGAGCAGACGAACCCCACGCTCAACGCGCTGGCGGACGTCCGCACTGACGAGGTACTGTCCGCCGCGCGCGCCGCCGACGACGCCCTCGCCGCGGGCAAGGAGGTCGGGCCCCTGCACGGCGTCCCCGTCTCCATCAAGATCAACACCGAGCAGCGGGGACACGCCACCAGCAACGGCCTGCCCGCCCTGGCCCACTCCCCCGCCGAACACGACGCCGCCTGCGTCAGCGCGCTGCGTGACGCAGGTGCCCTCCCGCTGGGCCGCAGCAACGCACCCGCCTTCTCCCTGCGCTGGTTCACCAGCAACGCCCTGCACGGCCGCACCCTCAACCCCTGGGACCACGGCAGGACCCCCGGTGGCTCCAGCGGCGGCGCCGCCTCCTCCCTCGCCGCCGGAATGACCCCGCTCGCCCAGGGCAATGACATCGGCGGCTCCATCCGCTTCCCTGCGGCCTGCTGCGGAGTGGTGGGTCTGCGTCCCACCGTGGGACGCATCTCCGACTGGGCACCGCCGGCCGTCATCGACACCCCGGGCGGGCCCGTCGAGATGAGCTTCCCGCCCACCGTGCACTTCTGCGCGGTGCAGGGCCCCCTGGGCCGTACGGTCACGGACGTCCGCCTGGCCCTGCGGGCGATGACAGCACCGGATCTCCGGGACCCCAGCGGCGTTCCGGCCGTGCCCGACCGGCCGCGAGCGGCGGGGCCTGTGAAGGTCAGGATGGTGCGAACGCTCGGCACCCTCAAGAACCACCCCGCCGTGGACCGTGCCCTCGACAGCGCGGCGGCGCACCTCACCGACGCCGGCCACGAGATCGAGGAACTGACCGACTTCCCCCTCCTCGCGGAGGCGAGCCGCCTGTGGGCGCTGCTGCTGACGGAGGACACGCGCTCACTGCTGCCGACGGTCGAGCAGCTCGGCGACGACGACATCCGCGCCGCCCTGGCGGGACACTTCGCCGCCGCCGCACAACTGTGGGGCGAGCAACCCTCGTTGCAGACCTACATCGACGGCTGGGCGCGGCGCGCCACGCTCATCACCCGCCTCCAGGAATTCCTCGGCCGGGACACGGTGCTGCTGACCCCGGTCTGCGCGGAGCCGGCTTTCGAACAGGACGCCGACGTCACCGACCCCGAGCGCTCCAAGTCACTGGCGTCGACCATGTGGCCGATGACCTCGGTGCCGATCCTGGGCTTCCCCGCCGTGACCGTCCCGGTCCTGGTGGACGAAGGCCTGCCGTTCTCCGTTCAGGTCATCGGGGGGCGCTTCGAGGAGGAACTCGTTCTGGAGATGGCGCACGATGTCGAGACCCGCGCCGCCGTGCCCCAGCTCTGGAACGGCACCGGGGCGTGA
- a CDS encoding transposase, producing MTCPDELREPAIREVRTTGRPVAYVAKDLGIHKEALRQWVRQAEADHGERDDRLTTADASARIDGSHSSGYLPIEQGDGPHLVEYAEIPLMVGAGGTTAKDPNRFVDALLDGRLLPARLLAEMQTPGVAGRNYEPGPAWKDTSCGFRPTATTAMPVA from the coding sequence ATGACATGCCCCGACGAACTGCGTGAGCCCGCGATCCGCGAGGTCCGCACCACCGGCCGGCCCGTCGCGTACGTCGCGAAGGACCTCGGCATCCACAAGGAGGCCCTGCGGCAGTGGGTCCGCCAGGCTGAAGCCGATCACGGCGAGCGCGATGACCGGCTGACCACCGCCGACGCGTCCGCGCGCATCGACGGATCACACTCGAGCGGCTATCTGCCGATCGAGCAAGGCGACGGGCCGCATCTCGTCGAGTACGCGGAGATCCCTTTGATGGTGGGGGCGGGCGGCACTACCGCGAAGGACCCCAACCGGTTCGTCGACGCCCTGCTCGACGGCCGGCTGCTGCCGGCTCGGCTCCTGGCCGAGATGCAGACACCCGGCGTCGCGGGCAGGAACTACGAACCGGGGCCGGCCTGGAAGGACACCTCGTGCGGGTTCAGGCCTACGGCAACGACGGCGATGCCCGTGGCGTAG
- a CDS encoding ABC transporter permease: MIWRFLARRTAMLLVTVLVAGLAVHGALFIAPGDPATLLIGGGKPPNPQLLAEIHRQYHLDEPFLQSYARWLGGLLHGDAGESLAYRDSVTHLLGQRAGNTLFLIAYAAVLIIVPGVALGTLAALRGGAGDTAVTIVTTALMAVPTFVMSVLLIWWLSVQWAWFPAYGAGAGLTGRLEHLTLPALALAAAWIAYVAQVTRSAVRGELASEHVQTARSRGIPERVVVRKHVLRNASGPIFSVSGVAVAGLIAGCAVVEQAFGVNGVGALLVQSAAKQDMAVVQTLALVTVVVFVAVNTLVDVVSAALDHRVSLEGAA; this comes from the coding sequence ATGATCTGGCGCTTCCTCGCACGCCGAACGGCGATGCTCCTGGTGACCGTGCTGGTCGCCGGACTCGCCGTCCACGGCGCCCTGTTCATCGCACCGGGCGACCCCGCCACCCTCCTCATCGGCGGAGGCAAGCCACCCAACCCCCAGCTCCTGGCGGAGATCCACCGCCAGTACCACCTCGACGAGCCGTTCCTGCAGAGTTACGCCCGCTGGCTGGGCGGCCTCCTGCACGGCGACGCCGGAGAGTCCCTCGCCTACCGCGACTCCGTCACCCACCTGCTCGGCCAGCGCGCTGGCAACACCCTCTTCCTCATCGCCTACGCCGCCGTCCTGATCATCGTCCCGGGCGTCGCCCTGGGCACGCTCGCCGCCCTGCGCGGCGGCGCCGGCGACACCGCCGTGACCATCGTGACGACCGCCCTGATGGCCGTCCCCACCTTCGTCATGTCGGTGCTGCTGATCTGGTGGCTGTCCGTGCAATGGGCCTGGTTCCCCGCGTACGGCGCGGGCGCGGGCCTCACCGGACGGCTGGAGCACCTCACCCTGCCCGCCCTGGCCCTGGCCGCCGCGTGGATCGCCTACGTCGCCCAGGTCACCCGCTCCGCCGTCCGCGGCGAACTCGCCTCCGAGCACGTCCAGACCGCCCGTAGCCGCGGCATCCCCGAACGTGTCGTCGTCCGCAAGCACGTCCTGCGCAACGCATCCGGACCGATCTTCTCCGTCTCCGGCGTCGCCGTGGCCGGGCTGATCGCCGGCTGCGCGGTCGTGGAACAGGCCTTCGGCGTCAACGGGGTCGGCGCCCTGCTCGTGCAGAGCGCCGCCAAGCAGGACATGGCCGTCGTCCAGACCCTCGCACTGGTCACCGTCGTCGTCTTCGTCGCCGTCAACACCCTGGTCGACGTGGTCAGCGCCGCACTCGACCACCGCGTCTCCCTGGAGGGCGCCGCATGA
- a CDS encoding CocE/NonD family hydrolase, with translation MSVSFERTGAGPVPEHARQHLVRMRDGARLAADVYLPADAGPVPAVLVRLPYDKNSRYVFLDRVARLFTERGYAFVVQDVRGKFRSDGRTLPFLLEPDDGYDTIDWITHQPWSDGTVGMFGDSYYGFTQWAAVASQHPALRAIVPRVTTADFNATLVDPQEAHTGVGRPVWLEGIEYYAHHWIDEGAYEFEPDRSVRPVIEQYESAFRAIGARSAWFDLLAPRFTDVLHALGRHPFDARPVPVLHCVGWYDNIGLPHMRDYLELASRPGWDAVQYLWAGAVDHENYHLDLAPVTDAADHALDGTALERMLPDYAGPALEFFDVFLKGVRRATELPKVSWELGHAGRYTSTAWPPPDATERTWWLTTRPAPPGLLPGAVLADSQAPHDHETNWAYDPEDLVPSLVPNSFAHLRIHPDVGPLATREDVLAFTTGALEEDLDLAGPIAADLHTSSSAPVYDVFVKVLDVAPDGRAHLIVRGEANVSDGGGPREVHIPCGHTGYRLRAGHRLALLLASSDYPMFLPCSGSEDNPWTTLAAKPSTQTLRTGPATPSRLTVTVRPTSAG, from the coding sequence ATGAGCGTTTCCTTCGAACGAACCGGCGCCGGCCCCGTTCCCGAGCATGCGCGGCAGCACCTGGTGCGGATGCGCGACGGAGCCAGGCTGGCCGCCGACGTCTATCTCCCGGCCGACGCCGGACCCGTCCCCGCGGTCCTCGTACGGCTGCCCTACGACAAGAACAGCCGCTACGTCTTCCTCGACCGAGTCGCACGCTTGTTCACTGAGCGCGGTTATGCCTTCGTCGTGCAGGACGTGCGGGGCAAGTTCCGGTCCGACGGCCGGACCCTGCCCTTCCTGCTGGAGCCGGACGACGGCTACGACACCATCGACTGGATCACCCACCAGCCCTGGTCCGACGGCACGGTCGGCATGTTCGGCGACTCCTACTACGGCTTCACCCAGTGGGCCGCCGTCGCCTCACAGCACCCCGCGCTGCGGGCGATCGTGCCCCGGGTCACCACGGCCGACTTCAACGCCACCCTCGTCGACCCACAGGAGGCACACACCGGCGTCGGCCGTCCGGTCTGGCTGGAGGGCATCGAGTACTACGCCCACCACTGGATCGACGAAGGCGCCTACGAGTTCGAACCCGACCGTTCCGTGCGTCCCGTCATCGAGCAGTACGAGAGCGCCTTCCGGGCCATCGGCGCCCGCTCCGCCTGGTTCGACCTGCTGGCACCCCGCTTCACCGACGTCCTGCACGCCCTGGGCCGACACCCGTTCGACGCCCGGCCGGTCCCGGTGCTGCACTGCGTGGGCTGGTACGACAACATCGGCCTGCCGCACATGCGCGACTACCTCGAACTAGCCTCACGTCCGGGCTGGGACGCCGTGCAGTACCTGTGGGCCGGAGCCGTGGACCACGAGAACTACCACCTGGACCTGGCCCCGGTCACCGACGCCGCCGACCACGCCCTCGACGGCACCGCCCTGGAACGGATGCTGCCGGACTACGCGGGCCCCGCACTGGAGTTCTTCGACGTCTTCCTCAAGGGCGTACGCCGCGCCACCGAACTTCCCAAGGTGTCCTGGGAGCTGGGCCACGCGGGCCGGTACACCTCCACCGCGTGGCCGCCGCCCGACGCCACCGAACGCACCTGGTGGCTGACCACGCGCCCGGCACCCCCCGGCCTTCTGCCCGGGGCGGTCCTCGCCGACTCCCAGGCCCCGCACGACCACGAGACGAACTGGGCCTACGACCCCGAGGATCTCGTCCCCTCCCTCGTCCCCAATTCCTTCGCCCACCTGCGCATCCACCCCGACGTAGGTCCACTGGCGACCCGTGAGGACGTCCTCGCCTTCACGACCGGCGCCCTGGAGGAGGACCTCGACCTCGCCGGACCGATCGCTGCCGACCTGCACACCAGCTCCTCCGCCCCCGTCTACGACGTGTTCGTGAAGGTCCTCGACGTCGCACCGGACGGGCGGGCCCACCTGATCGTGCGCGGCGAGGCGAACGTGAGCGACGGCGGCGGGCCCCGCGAGGTCCACATCCCCTGCGGCCACACGGGATACCGGCTGCGCGCCGGACACCGGCTGGCCCTGCTGCTGGCCTCCAGCGACTACCCCATGTTCCTGCCCTGCTCCGGCAGCGAGGACAACCCCTGGACGACGCTCGCCGCCAAGCCGAGCACCCAGACGCTGCGCACCGGCCCCGCGACCCCGTCCCGGCTGACCGTCACCGTCCGCCCCACTTCGGCCGGCTGA
- a CDS encoding ABC transporter ATP-binding protein: MAEPATEPPALEVVALRKDFGDFTAVDCVDLAIPAGGSLAVVGESGSGKTTTARIIAGLDKPTSGSIRLTGRQRPSRRPRGGPRLDAARDVQMVFQDPYSSLDRHQRIGPCVAEVLSLHTGLRGDGLRERVTELLDQVGLDERQAAALPRDLSGGQRQRAAIARALAVRPRLLVLDEAVAALDVSVQAQIVSLLATIREQTGVAYLFITHDLGIVRHVSDDVVVMRHGRIVERGPATAVLSAPAAPYTRQLLDSVPRKGWKPLRRTASANGSAR; the protein is encoded by the coding sequence ATGGCTGAACCCGCCACCGAGCCACCAGCCCTCGAAGTCGTCGCCCTCCGCAAGGACTTCGGGGACTTCACCGCCGTGGACTGCGTCGACCTGGCCATTCCCGCCGGCGGCTCGCTCGCCGTCGTCGGCGAGTCCGGTTCGGGCAAGACCACCACCGCGCGCATCATCGCCGGCCTGGACAAACCCACCTCCGGCAGCATCCGGCTGACCGGACGGCAGCGCCCGTCGCGCAGGCCCAGAGGCGGGCCGCGCCTGGACGCGGCCCGCGATGTGCAGATGGTGTTCCAGGACCCCTACTCCTCCCTCGACCGGCACCAGCGGATCGGGCCGTGTGTGGCCGAGGTGCTCTCCCTGCACACCGGTCTTCGAGGTGACGGACTGCGCGAGCGCGTCACCGAACTGCTCGACCAGGTGGGCCTGGACGAACGGCAGGCCGCTGCACTGCCCCGCGACCTGTCCGGAGGCCAGCGCCAACGCGCGGCCATCGCCCGGGCCCTGGCAGTACGGCCGCGGCTGCTCGTCCTGGACGAGGCCGTCGCCGCTCTGGACGTCTCCGTGCAGGCCCAGATCGTCAGCCTGCTGGCCACCATCCGGGAACAGACCGGCGTGGCCTACCTGTTCATCACCCACGACCTGGGCATCGTCCGGCATGTGAGCGACGACGTGGTCGTCATGCGGCACGGCCGCATCGTGGAACGCGGACCGGCCACGGCCGTCCTGTCCGCGCCCGCCGCCCCCTACACTCGCCAACTCCTCGACAGTGTCCCCCGCAAGGGCTGGAAGCCCCTCCGGCGCACCGCCTCCGCGAACGGATCAGCCAGATGA
- a CDS encoding TetR/AcrR family transcriptional regulator: protein MPIEVDEARRLDEIAAATIQVARDKGVRSVTIRAVAARLGGSTAMVTNYVSSRSALMVNALRRTEEEWGQEMDNALEGLVGEARLEAAITWMCTTQDDDEVMRRLLMEIASEGPEAGAAIEEIRTATSRRYREELRTLAAEAGLPDPALSADILHLVMRGYWLTTLEDPESWPDERGAHAALAVVGLLRGSPGQGSAD from the coding sequence ATGCCGATCGAGGTAGACGAGGCGCGGCGGCTCGACGAGATCGCCGCCGCCACCATCCAGGTCGCCCGGGACAAAGGGGTCCGCTCGGTCACCATCCGGGCTGTCGCCGCCCGGCTCGGCGGATCCACGGCGATGGTCACCAACTACGTCTCCAGCCGCAGCGCCCTCATGGTCAACGCGCTGCGCCGCACGGAGGAGGAGTGGGGCCAGGAGATGGACAACGCCCTCGAGGGACTCGTCGGCGAGGCTCGCCTGGAAGCGGCGATCACCTGGATGTGCACGACCCAGGACGACGACGAGGTCATGCGCCGCCTGCTGATGGAGATCGCCAGCGAAGGCCCCGAAGCGGGAGCCGCGATCGAGGAGATCAGGACCGCCACCTCACGCCGCTACCGCGAGGAACTGCGCACCCTGGCCGCCGAGGCGGGCCTGCCCGATCCCGCACTGAGCGCGGACATCCTCCACCTGGTCATGCGCGGCTACTGGCTCACCACCCTGGAGGACCCGGAGAGCTGGCCGGACGAGCGGGGCGCCCACGCCGCTCTCGCGGTGGTCGGCCTGCTGCGCGGGTCGCCCGGCCAGGGCTCCGCCGACTGA
- a CDS encoding ABC transporter ATP-binding protein: MTSTPPLLEVSDLRVTLPVRGQRQPVLHGVDLSLAAGTSVGLVGESGSGKSMTARAVLGLLPDGARREGAIRFDGVPLTESDVAALRRLRTHDAAMVFQDPRAHINPVRTIGDFLTEALVHTRGTGRRAAETKVTALLSDVGVPDAARRLRQRPAELSGGLLQRVMIAAALAVEPRLLLADEPTTALDVTTQAEVMAVIDEARAVRGLAMLFITHDLALAAAVCDRIAVMYAGAIVEELPADRLHDDARHPYTRALLASRPDPADEDGVLRAITGRPLSAFEAGEGCAFAPRCPQAEDVCRTRRPPLRAAADSLAACHLLTAADAGGGAPDADRSTAHG; this comes from the coding sequence GTGACCTCCACCCCGCCCCTGCTCGAAGTGAGCGATCTGCGTGTCACCCTCCCGGTGCGCGGTCAGCGGCAACCCGTCCTGCACGGCGTCGACCTCAGCCTGGCCGCCGGAACCTCCGTCGGCCTGGTCGGCGAGTCCGGCTCGGGCAAGTCGATGACCGCCCGCGCCGTCCTGGGGCTGCTGCCCGACGGAGCGCGACGGGAGGGCGCGATCCGCTTCGACGGTGTCCCTCTGACCGAGTCGGATGTCGCCGCCCTGCGCCGGCTGCGCACCCACGACGCGGCGATGGTCTTCCAGGATCCGCGCGCCCACATCAACCCGGTGCGCACCATCGGCGATTTCCTCACCGAGGCACTCGTCCACACCCGCGGCACCGGCCGCCGGGCCGCCGAGACGAAGGTGACGGCCCTGCTGTCGGACGTCGGTGTCCCCGACGCGGCCCGGCGGCTGCGGCAGCGCCCGGCCGAACTCTCCGGTGGCCTCCTTCAGCGGGTGATGATCGCCGCCGCCCTGGCTGTGGAGCCGCGGCTGCTGCTCGCCGACGAGCCGACGACCGCGCTGGACGTCACCACCCAGGCCGAGGTCATGGCCGTCATCGACGAGGCCCGCGCAGTGCGCGGCCTCGCGATGCTGTTCATCACCCACGATCTGGCGCTCGCCGCCGCCGTCTGCGATCGCATCGCCGTCATGTACGCGGGCGCGATCGTGGAAGAACTCCCCGCGGACCGGTTGCACGACGACGCCCGGCACCCCTACACCCGGGCCCTGCTCGCCTCGCGCCCGGATCCCGCGGACGAGGACGGAGTGCTGCGGGCGATCACGGGCCGGCCGCTGTCCGCCTTCGAGGCGGGGGAGGGCTGTGCGTTCGCGCCCCGCTGTCCTCAGGCGGAGGACGTCTGCCGCACCCGGCGCCCGCCACTGCGTGCCGCCGCCGACAGCCTCGCCGCCTGCCATCTCCTCACCGCCGCCGACGCCGGCGGCGGGGCCCCCGACGCGGACAGGAGCACCGCCCATGGCTGA
- a CDS encoding ABC transporter substrate-binding protein, translating into MHAPRTTALTFTALLALAACSSGMGTGGKAASPGALKLTSTTPAASGTLDEVTWNLPFGEPTTLDPAKVGDYSPNTVEANLCDPLLRIRPDYSLAPGLATSWSNPDDKTLVLDLRTDVSFWNGHAMTAKDVVASLSRQREAATQSVNTQVLANVSTITATGDHQVTVRFKTPDELFLKYLANGFGAVSEAAYLKKAGTSYGTAKGGLMCTGPFKLSSWKAGDSLTTVRNTAYWDASLRPKVKKLTFLFVTDNSTLTSALLSGQIDGSYEIPSTAAKALSSSDTGTLYYGPSAQTVFVYPTGPKSPLADHRIAQALSLVLDRDALVKNVYDGAAQKLKTFIPSLVWQKSEAADVYAKGYDALPAVPDVDVAKAKTLVDEAAPKQRTISIAMGAGDQQSLQTLTFLQAAAKKIGLKIAIKQLQPTQMSGLFYDPSLRKGLDATMALGYIEIPDPLSYAQMFTSPASPLNWTKYDNPEVTALLARSQASLDPRASAELFTQAQALYAADLPMVPISAPYERMFMNKRISGAPASFAYINMPWAAMLGGTDKAGS; encoded by the coding sequence ATGCACGCTCCCAGAACAACCGCCCTCACCTTCACCGCCCTGCTGGCCCTGGCCGCCTGCAGTTCGGGCATGGGCACCGGCGGCAAGGCGGCCTCCCCCGGCGCCCTGAAGCTCACCAGCACCACACCCGCCGCCTCCGGCACCCTCGACGAGGTCACCTGGAACCTGCCGTTCGGCGAGCCCACCACCCTGGACCCCGCCAAGGTCGGGGACTACTCGCCCAACACTGTAGAAGCCAACCTCTGCGACCCGCTGCTGCGCATCCGCCCCGACTACTCCCTCGCCCCCGGCCTCGCCACGTCCTGGAGCAACCCCGACGACAAGACCCTCGTCCTGGACCTGCGCACCGACGTCAGCTTCTGGAACGGCCACGCCATGACGGCCAAGGACGTCGTCGCCAGCCTCTCCCGGCAGCGCGAAGCCGCCACCCAGAGCGTCAACACCCAAGTCCTGGCCAACGTCTCGACCATCACCGCCACCGGCGACCACCAGGTCACCGTCCGCTTCAAGACACCCGACGAACTCTTCCTCAAATACCTCGCGAACGGCTTCGGTGCGGTCAGCGAGGCCGCCTATCTCAAGAAGGCGGGCACCTCCTACGGCACCGCCAAGGGCGGCCTGATGTGCACCGGCCCCTTCAAGCTGTCCAGTTGGAAGGCCGGCGACTCCCTCACCACCGTCCGCAACACCGCCTACTGGGACGCCTCCCTGCGCCCCAAGGTGAAGAAGCTGACCTTCCTCTTCGTCACCGACAACAGCACCCTCACCAGCGCGCTGCTGTCCGGACAGATCGACGGCAGCTACGAGATACCGTCCACCGCCGCCAAGGCCCTCAGCTCCTCCGACACCGGCACCCTCTACTACGGCCCCTCCGCACAGACGGTGTTCGTCTACCCGACCGGCCCGAAATCCCCCCTCGCCGACCACCGCATCGCCCAGGCACTCTCCCTGGTCCTTGACCGCGACGCCCTCGTCAAGAACGTGTACGACGGGGCCGCACAGAAACTCAAGACCTTCATCCCCTCCCTGGTGTGGCAGAAGTCCGAGGCCGCCGACGTCTACGCCAAGGGCTATGACGCCCTGCCCGCCGTCCCCGACGTCGACGTGGCCAAGGCGAAGACGCTCGTCGACGAGGCCGCCCCGAAACAGCGCACCATATCCATCGCCATGGGAGCCGGCGACCAGCAGTCCCTTCAGACCCTGACCTTCCTCCAGGCAGCCGCGAAGAAGATCGGCCTGAAGATCGCCATCAAGCAGCTCCAGCCCACCCAGATGTCCGGCCTCTTCTACGACCCGTCCCTGCGCAAGGGCCTCGACGCCACCATGGCACTCGGCTACATCGAGATCCCCGACCCGCTGTCCTACGCCCAGATGTTCACCTCGCCCGCCTCTCCACTGAACTGGACCAAGTACGACAACCCCGAGGTGACCGCACTCCTCGCCCGCTCGCAGGCCAGCCTCGACCCGAGGGCGTCGGCCGAACTGTTCACCCAGGCCCAGGCCCTGTACGCCGCAGACCTGCCGATGGTGCCGATCTCCGCCCCCTACGAGCGCATGTTCATGAACAAGCGCATCAGCGGCGCCCCGGCCTCCTTCGCCTACATCAACATGCCCTGGGCGGCCATGCTCGGCGGAACCGACAAGGCCGGCTCATGA
- a CDS encoding ABC transporter permease, with amino-acid sequence MTTYPLPATGLSGRLGRLRAATRGHWVVLGSGTVVGLVVLTALCAPLIAPYAPDAVDPTAVYQDSSPAHWLGTDDTGRDILSRLLHGARPSLVAPALVTLIAGVAGTALAVSAAWLGGWYDRLVTAFLDIVFGFPGLVLAVVAAAVFGAGLQIAVLTLSVAYLPYIGRVVRGAALRETRLPYVSALRLLGMSGSRICLRHALPNLLPLVLVQIVTSFGYTLLDVAAFSFIGLGAQPPTAEWGLMVAGGSTGILAGRPEQSLYAGVVIVVFVVACNLLGGALSRRLLGETR; translated from the coding sequence ATGACCACCTACCCACTCCCTGCAACCGGCCTCAGCGGCCGGCTCGGGCGACTGCGCGCCGCGACCCGGGGCCACTGGGTGGTCCTCGGCTCCGGCACGGTTGTCGGGCTGGTCGTCCTGACCGCCCTGTGCGCACCGCTGATCGCGCCGTACGCCCCCGACGCAGTCGACCCGACCGCCGTCTATCAGGACAGCTCGCCCGCGCACTGGCTCGGCACCGACGACACCGGCCGCGACATCCTCTCCCGGCTGCTGCACGGCGCCCGGCCCAGCCTGGTGGCCCCCGCGCTCGTCACCCTCATCGCCGGCGTCGCCGGAACCGCGCTGGCGGTGAGCGCCGCCTGGCTCGGTGGCTGGTACGACCGGCTCGTCACCGCCTTCCTCGACATCGTCTTCGGCTTTCCCGGACTGGTTCTCGCGGTGGTGGCGGCCGCCGTGTTCGGCGCCGGCCTCCAGATCGCGGTGCTGACCCTGTCCGTCGCCTACCTTCCGTACATCGGCCGCGTGGTGCGCGGCGCCGCCCTGCGCGAGACCCGCCTGCCCTATGTCTCCGCCCTGCGGTTGCTCGGGATGTCGGGGAGCAGGATCTGCCTGCGCCACGCCCTGCCCAATCTGCTGCCCCTCGTCCTGGTGCAGATCGTGACCTCCTTCGGCTACACCCTGCTTGACGTGGCGGCCTTCTCCTTCATCGGCCTGGGCGCCCAGCCGCCGACCGCGGAGTGGGGACTGATGGTGGCCGGCGGCTCCACCGGCATCCTGGCGGGCCGTCCCGAACAGTCCCTGTACGCCGGTGTGGTGATCGTCGTCTTCGTCGTCGCCTGCAACCTTCTCGGGGGAGCCCTGTCCCGACGACTGCTGGGAGAGACCCGGTGA
- a CDS encoding DUF3237 domain-containing protein, translating to MTTVPSLTFAFEIRAEVSPSLHIGHGDGERTEFTPITGGSVRGPRLNGTVLAGGGDWSDTRGSVCALEARYLIRADDGAVIDIVNRGYYHEDADSPALREGDLQVAEAGVYFRTAPVFRTDAPAHLWLARTVFVGLAREEDGHIVIRCYSLD from the coding sequence ATGACCACAGTCCCCTCCCTCACCTTCGCCTTCGAGATCCGCGCCGAAGTCTCCCCGAGCCTGCACATCGGCCACGGAGACGGAGAGCGCACCGAGTTCACCCCCATCACCGGAGGCAGCGTGCGCGGCCCCCGGCTGAACGGCACAGTCCTCGCCGGTGGCGGCGACTGGTCCGACACCCGGGGCAGCGTCTGCGCCCTGGAGGCCCGCTACCTCATCCGTGCCGACGACGGCGCGGTGATCGACATCGTGAACCGTGGCTACTACCACGAAGACGCGGACAGCCCTGCCCTGCGCGAGGGCGACCTGCAGGTGGCCGAGGCAGGCGTCTACTTCCGCACCGCACCGGTGTTCCGCACCGACGCCCCGGCCCATCTCTGGCTCGCCCGCACGGTCTTCGTCGGCCTGGCACGGGAGGAGGACGGTCACATCGTGATCCGCTGTTACAGCCTGGACTGA